Proteins encoded in a region of the Bradyrhizobium sp. CB3481 genome:
- a CDS encoding endonuclease/exonuclease/phosphatase family protein has translation MTNTLRIMTWNVHGIFHLNPKFDVEGVCSIIRRWSPDIAALQEVDSRGRTDDPFALLAKAIAGHSVDARTIVTEDGDYGQVLLSRWPFAAPPHISDVSYQEREPRRAIAARILADQGEVTVIATHLGLSIHERHAQAHALAELVQPTRTLVLGDFNDWFWVKSVRGVLARICPVRTRLRTFPSRLPMMRLDRVYASRDLTIRSAWTDRKACAYSDHLPVIADVAFGE, from the coding sequence GTGACGAACACGTTGCGCATCATGACGTGGAACGTGCACGGCATCTTCCACCTCAATCCGAAGTTCGACGTGGAGGGCGTGTGCTCGATCATTCGCCGCTGGTCTCCCGATATCGCGGCGCTGCAGGAGGTCGATTCGCGCGGCAGGACTGACGACCCCTTCGCCCTCCTGGCCAAAGCCATCGCCGGCCATAGCGTCGATGCGCGGACGATCGTCACCGAGGATGGCGACTACGGCCAGGTGCTGCTCAGCCGCTGGCCGTTCGCCGCGCCGCCGCACATTTCCGATGTCTCCTATCAGGAGCGCGAGCCGCGCCGGGCGATCGCCGCGCGCATCCTGGCGGACCAGGGCGAGGTCACCGTGATCGCCACCCATCTTGGCCTGAGCATCCATGAGCGGCACGCCCAGGCGCATGCCTTGGCCGAACTGGTGCAACCGACGCGAACGCTGGTGCTCGGCGATTTCAACGACTGGTTCTGGGTGAAATCGGTGCGCGGCGTGCTGGCGCGGATTTGCCCGGTGCGCACGCGGCTACGGACGTTTCCGTCGCGATTGCCGATGATGCGGCTCGACCGCGTCTATGCCTCGCGCGATCTCACCATCCGCTCGGCCTGGACCGATCGCAAGGCGTGCGCCTATTCGGACCATCTTCCCGTGATCGCGGATGTCGCGTTTGGGGAATAG